The proteins below come from a single Rosa rugosa chromosome 2, drRosRugo1.1, whole genome shotgun sequence genomic window:
- the LOC133727980 gene encoding uncharacterized protein LOC133727980: MSACSESQQVSSSSSQHSSPMIREVQLVPKSTSDRLLEKFFDATQYDFDYNEQSGLWSPPVQRSVFLSSQGKIFTENEMHAKLTTLMAAQARSTTENKIRCRAFWCS, translated from the exons ATGTCTGCCTGCTCTGAGTCTCAGCAggtatcttcttcttcttcccaacaTTCAAGTCCAATGATAAGAGAAGTGCAGCTGGTTCCGAAATCGACTTCGGATCGTCTTCTCGAGAAGTTCTTTGATGCTACACAGTATGACTTTGATTATAATGAGCAGAGTGGATTGTGGTCTCCCCCTGTGCAGCGTAGTGTGTTCTTGAGTTCACAAGGTAAAATATTCACAGAAAATGAAATGCATGCCAAGCTTACAACTTTAATGGCTGCTCAAGCTCGTTCTACAACAGAGAACAAAATTCGTTGCCGA GCATTCTGGTGCTCTTGA
- the LOC133733152 gene encoding precursor of CEP14, with product MARLSALAFVFLTVFASVVSTLEGRRLFDTNEYQFKKKAASNSLDGSLFLSALPKGTVPGSTPSKKGHAFVVDEKLVARRHLVGNDRFLQSVPSPGVGH from the coding sequence ATGGCTCGCCTCAGCGCTTTGGCTTTCGTTTTCTTGACGGTGTTTGCCTCGGTTGTGTCTACCTTAGAAGGAAGAAGGCTTTTCGACACGAATGAGTACCAGTTCAAGAAGAAAGCTGCGTCGAATTCGTTGGATGGATCTCTGTTCCTGAGTGCCCTTCCGAAGGGTACGGTGCCGGGTTCCACCCCAAGCAAGAAGGGTCATGCGTTCGTCGTCGACGAGAAGCTCGTTGCTCGGAGGCATCTGGTTGGCAACGATCGGTTTCTGCAGTCTGTTCCCAGCCCAGGCGTTGGCCATTAG
- the LOC133729416 gene encoding protein HIGH CHLOROPHYLL FLUORESCENCE PHENOTYPE 173, chloroplastic isoform X1, giving the protein MELGVIKLSSSSALNLQDFSSPVGRKLINKPSLPKPFLQLNGRPQTFLNQLNSDRLPPRTSKRSILAQSGSQGWDLGRFLKTLFFFNEPPSPAKIIESLVSKLSNPSPSEPVKRMETSGTVLVAGATGGVGRRVVNILRKKGMPVRVLVRNEEKARQMLGPDIDLIVGDITKESTLIPEYFKGVRRVINAVSVIVGPKEGDTPDRQKYSQGIKFFEPEIKGDSPEKVEYIGMKNLINALKQSVGLQNGKLLFGYEGNNYRELTWGALDDVVMGGVSESTFLIDPNGSENGGPTGLFKGVVSTANNGGFTSIRTKNLSTPEDLSAYDGLELRLKGDGRCYKLIVRTSGDWDTVGYTAGFDTVKDQWQTVRLPFSSLRPIFRAKTVPDAPPFDPSNIVSLQLMFSKFEYDGKLNPTFVEGEFKLPVSSIRAYLKDPITPRFVHVGSAGVTRPERPGLDLSKQPPAVRLNKELDFILTFKLKGEDLIRESGIPYTIVRPCALTEEPAGADLIFDQGDNITGKISREEVAQICVAALESPYATGKTFEVKSVIPFSEPFTVDPENPPPEKDYDVYFKTLKDGITGKEVLEQNPVPV; this is encoded by the exons ATGGAACTTGGTGTCATTAAGCTCTCATCTTCCTCAGCTCTCAATCTTCAG GATTTTTCATCACCTGTTGGTAGGAAACTGATTAACAAACCTTCACTTCCTAAACCATTTCTTCAACTTAATGGCAGACCGCAGACCTTCCTCAACCAACTAAACTCTGATCGTCTCCCTCCGAGAACGTCGAAAAGATCCATATTAGCACAATCTGGAAGTCAGGGTTGGGACTTGGGTAGATTCTTGAAAACGTTATTCTTCTTCAATGAACCCCCCTCTCCTGCTAAG ATCATTGAGTCTCTAGTCAGCAAACTATCCAACCCGTCACCTAGTGAACCAGTAAAGAGAATGGAAACTTCTGGCACTGTCCTAGTGGCTGGAGCAACTGGTGGTGTAGGTCGAAGGGTAGTCAACATCTTAAGGAAGAAAGGAATGCCAGTTCGAGTATTG GTTAGAAATGAAGAGAAAGCAAGACAGATGTTAGGCCCGGACATTGACTTG ATTGTTGGAGACATTACTAAGGAGAGTACTTTGATCCCCGAGTACTTCAAAGGAGTCAGGAGAGTGATTAATGCTGTTTCTGTCATTGTTGGTCCAAAGGAAGGGGACACTCCTGACAGGCAAAAATACAGCCAA GGTATCAAGTTCTTTGAACCAGAG ATCAAGGGAGATTCGCCTGAAAAGGTGGAGTACATTGGGATGAAAAATTTGATTAATGCTCTAAAACAAAGTGTTGGACTTCAAAATGGAAAGCTACTATTTGGATATGAAG GTAATAATTATAGGGAATTGACTTGGGGAGCTTTAGATGATGTTGTGATGGGTGGAGTGAGTGAAAGTACATTTCTGATCGACCCAAATGGCAGTGAAAATGGTGGACCAACTGGACTTTTTAAAG GAGTTGTTTCCACTGCAAATAACGGTGGGTTTACAAGCATCAGAACAAAG AATCTATCAACACCTGAGGATCTCTCTGCATATGATGGTTTAGAGCTGCGCCTTAAAGGTGATGGTCGTTGTTATAAACTAATTGTTCGGACAAGTGGTGATTGGGATACTGTTGGTTACACAGCAGGCTTTGACACTGTAAAAGACCAGTGGCAGACA GTACGGCTTCCATTTTCTTCTTTGAGGCCGATTTTTCGTGCAAAAACTGTACCAGATGCACCACCATTTGACCCGAGCAATATTGTGTCACTGCAG cttATGTTCAGCAAGTTTGAATATGATGGAAAACTCAATCCTACTTTTGTGGAAGGGGAATTTAAGCTCCCAGTTTCAAGCATAAGGGCATATCTGAAAGATCCTATAACTCCCAG GTTTGTACACGTAGGCTCTGCAGGAGTTACCCGGCCTGAAAGACCTGGACTTGATCTAAGTAAACAACCTCCTGCTGTGCGGTTGAACAAGGAATTGGATTTTATCCTGACTTTCAAATTGAAG GGGGAGGATTTAATTCGGGAAAGTGGAATTCCATATACAATTGTGAGGCCTTGTGCATTAACTGAGGAGCCTGCTGGAGCAGATCTCATTTTTGACCAAGGAGACAATATAACG GGTAAGATATCAAGAGAAGAGGTTGCTCAAATTTGTGTTGCTGCATTAGAAAGCCCATATGCTACTGGCAAGACATTTGAG GTTAAAAGTGTTATACCATTTAGCGAGCCATTTACAGTAGACCCTGAAAATCCACCCCCTGAGAAGGACTACGATGTTTACTTTAAAACTTTGAAGGATGGAATTACAGGAAAAGAAGTCTTAGAACAAAATCCTGTACCAGTATAA
- the LOC133729416 gene encoding protein HIGH CHLOROPHYLL FLUORESCENCE PHENOTYPE 173, chloroplastic isoform X2: MELGVIKLSSSSALNLQDFSSPVGRKLINKPSLPKPFLQLNGRPQTFLNQLNSDRLPPRTSKRSILAQSGSQGWDLGRFLKTLFFFNEPPSPAKIIESLVSKLSNPSPSEPVKRMETSGTVLVAGATGGVGRRVVNILRKKGMPVRVLVRNEEKARQMLGPDIDLIVGDITKESTLIPEYFKGVRRVINAVSVIVGPKEGDTPDRQKYSQGIKFFEPEIKGDSPEKVEYIGMKNLINALKQSVGLQNGKLLFGYEGNNYRELTWGALDDVVMGGVSESTFLIDPNGSENGGPTGLFKGVVSTANNGGFTSIRTKNLSTPEDLSAYDGLELRLKGDGRCYKLIVRTSGDWDTVGYTAGFDTVKDQWQTVRLPFSSLRPIFRAKTVPDAPPFDPSNIVSLQLMFSKFEYDGKLNPTFVEGEFKLPVSSIRAYLKDPITPRFVHVGSAGVTRPERPGLDLSKQPPAVRLNKELDFILTFKLKGEDLIRESGIPYTIVRPCALTEEPAGADLIFDQGDNITGKISRE; this comes from the exons ATGGAACTTGGTGTCATTAAGCTCTCATCTTCCTCAGCTCTCAATCTTCAG GATTTTTCATCACCTGTTGGTAGGAAACTGATTAACAAACCTTCACTTCCTAAACCATTTCTTCAACTTAATGGCAGACCGCAGACCTTCCTCAACCAACTAAACTCTGATCGTCTCCCTCCGAGAACGTCGAAAAGATCCATATTAGCACAATCTGGAAGTCAGGGTTGGGACTTGGGTAGATTCTTGAAAACGTTATTCTTCTTCAATGAACCCCCCTCTCCTGCTAAG ATCATTGAGTCTCTAGTCAGCAAACTATCCAACCCGTCACCTAGTGAACCAGTAAAGAGAATGGAAACTTCTGGCACTGTCCTAGTGGCTGGAGCAACTGGTGGTGTAGGTCGAAGGGTAGTCAACATCTTAAGGAAGAAAGGAATGCCAGTTCGAGTATTG GTTAGAAATGAAGAGAAAGCAAGACAGATGTTAGGCCCGGACATTGACTTG ATTGTTGGAGACATTACTAAGGAGAGTACTTTGATCCCCGAGTACTTCAAAGGAGTCAGGAGAGTGATTAATGCTGTTTCTGTCATTGTTGGTCCAAAGGAAGGGGACACTCCTGACAGGCAAAAATACAGCCAA GGTATCAAGTTCTTTGAACCAGAG ATCAAGGGAGATTCGCCTGAAAAGGTGGAGTACATTGGGATGAAAAATTTGATTAATGCTCTAAAACAAAGTGTTGGACTTCAAAATGGAAAGCTACTATTTGGATATGAAG GTAATAATTATAGGGAATTGACTTGGGGAGCTTTAGATGATGTTGTGATGGGTGGAGTGAGTGAAAGTACATTTCTGATCGACCCAAATGGCAGTGAAAATGGTGGACCAACTGGACTTTTTAAAG GAGTTGTTTCCACTGCAAATAACGGTGGGTTTACAAGCATCAGAACAAAG AATCTATCAACACCTGAGGATCTCTCTGCATATGATGGTTTAGAGCTGCGCCTTAAAGGTGATGGTCGTTGTTATAAACTAATTGTTCGGACAAGTGGTGATTGGGATACTGTTGGTTACACAGCAGGCTTTGACACTGTAAAAGACCAGTGGCAGACA GTACGGCTTCCATTTTCTTCTTTGAGGCCGATTTTTCGTGCAAAAACTGTACCAGATGCACCACCATTTGACCCGAGCAATATTGTGTCACTGCAG cttATGTTCAGCAAGTTTGAATATGATGGAAAACTCAATCCTACTTTTGTGGAAGGGGAATTTAAGCTCCCAGTTTCAAGCATAAGGGCATATCTGAAAGATCCTATAACTCCCAG GTTTGTACACGTAGGCTCTGCAGGAGTTACCCGGCCTGAAAGACCTGGACTTGATCTAAGTAAACAACCTCCTGCTGTGCGGTTGAACAAGGAATTGGATTTTATCCTGACTTTCAAATTGAAG GGGGAGGATTTAATTCGGGAAAGTGGAATTCCATATACAATTGTGAGGCCTTGTGCATTAACTGAGGAGCCTGCTGGAGCAGATCTCATTTTTGACCAAGGAGACAATATAACGG gtAAGATATCAAGGGAATAA